In Aedes albopictus strain Foshan chromosome 3, AalbF5, whole genome shotgun sequence, the following are encoded in one genomic region:
- the LOC134290219 gene encoding uncharacterized protein LOC134290219 encodes MPPAGSSTKKVSLKQLTARLAGTQSSLQDILEFIEDFKEDTKLSQVEIRLEKLEEIWEKFSETLVEIKSHDDYNGEETYDKERREFNNHYEAKSFLVDQVKELKEPSSLDQSVRAVDASMHGVLDNVRLPQIKLQSFNGDIDEWLGFRDLFTSLIHWKPDLPEVEKIHYLKGCLQGEPRSLIDPLKITKANYQVAWDMLLKRYNNSKQLKKRQIQSLLSLPTLSKESVGELHTLLESFERIVQTLDLVIQPAEYKDLLLVNILTSRLDPVTRRGWEEFSSSKENDSLDELREFLNRRVHVLESLPPKSMDTRGVHQPPPQPKQKSSFTRTSFTTSQASGMRCSERSGGNKVSTVAKGNNLSSDKESQGTSQPSSSQVANAAATDTTVSNAAHQYSSQVLLATAIVVMVDDDGNRHPARALLDSGSESNFITERLCQRMRVTRDKVDISVLGIGQASTRVKQRIRAVVRSRLSPFSRELDFLILPKVTVNLPTTSVNIDGWVIPSGIELADPAFFESKGVDIVLGIESFFDFFETGRRISLGEGLPTLNDSVFGWVVCGGTSTSVNSLQISCNTSSSGRLDLLLERFWECEELESERALSPEERRCEELYQQTVRREQDGRYTVALPKHNETPLHLGESREIAFRRLQGTERRLARDASLREQYVAFMDEYLAMGHMRKVDQTTQETIQRCYLPHHPVVKEASITTKVRVVFDASCKTASGVSLNDVLLVGPVIQEDLRSIVLRCRTRQIMLVSDVEKMFRHIYICEEDRPLQCILWRSSPIEEVGVYELNTVTYGTKPAPFLATRTVKQLVEDEATQYPMAAQAASEDVYMDDVITGADDVETALILREQLDHMMSRGGFRLRKWASNCSKVLEGVPAEDLAIKQTAEINFGTDPSVKTLGLTWVPKTDELKFQFEIPALEESEKLTKRRVLSIIATLFDPLGLLGAAITTAKIFMQQLWSIQDEKGQKLDWDKPLPPTVGETWLKLRTQLSAFNQIKIGRCVIVPGAVSVEIHCFSDASEKAFGHIT; translated from the exons ATGCCGCCTGCTGGATCATCCACTAAGAAAGTTTCGCTGAAGCAACTAACTGCAAGGCTTGCGGGAACACAGTCCTCACTTCAGGACAttttggaattcattgaggatttcAAGGAGGATACGAAGCTTTCTCAAGTGGAGATTcgtctggagaaattggaagagaTATGGGAGAAATTTTCCGAGACGTTAGTTGAGATTAAATCTCACGACGATTATAACGGGGAGGAGACTTATGACAAGGAAAGGCGGGAGTTCAACAATCATTATGAGGCGAAATCTTTCCTTGTGGATCAAGTTAAGGAGTTAAAGGAACCATCGTCGTTAGACCAAAGTGTGAGAGCTGTCGATGCTTCAATGCATGGCGTGCTCGATAATGTGCGCTTGCCACAAATCAAGCTTCAAAGCTTCAATGGAGATATCGACGAGTGGTTAGGCTTCCGGGACCTGTTCACCTCTCTTATACATTGGAAGCCTGATCTCCCGGAAGTGGAAAAAATCCACTACTTAAAGGGTTGTCTTCAAGGAGAACCACGGAGCCTGATCGATCCATTGAAGATAACCAAGGCAAACTACCAGGTAGCATGGGATATGCTACTGAAGCGTTATAACAACAGTAAGCAATTGAAGAAGAGGCAAATCCAGTCACTGCTGTCGTTGCCTACGCTCTCCAAGGAATCCGTCGGGGAATTGCACACACTTTTGGAAAGCTTTGAGCGGATAGTGCAAACCCTCGATCTGGTAATCCAGCCAGCCGAGTATAAGGATTTACTGCTGGTGAACATCCTCACGTCACGCTTGGATCCAGTGACACGTAGGGGATGGGAAGAGTTTTCTTCGTCAAAGGAAAACGATTCTCTAGATGAACTCAGGGAGTTCCTCAATCGGCGAGTGCACGTACTGGAGTCACTGCCACCCAAATCTATGGACACTAGGGGTGTCCATCAGCCTCCACCACAGCCGAAGCAGAAATCATCCTTCACAAGGACTAGCTTCACAACATCGCAAGCATCGGGGATGCGTTGC TCAGAAAGGAGTGGTGGAAATAAGGTTTCCACAGTTGCAAAGGGCAACAATCTATCCTCCGACAAGGAATCACAAGGAACTTCGCAACCCAGCTCCTCTCAAGTGGCCAATGCGGCGGCCACTGATACAACGGTATCAAATGCAGCGCACCAATACTCTTCGCAAGTACTCCTTGCAACAGCGATCGTCGTGATGGTGGACGACGACGGCAATCGGCATCCAGCTCGTGCCCTCTTGGACTCTGGCTCCGAGAGCAATTTCATAACCGAACGGTTGTGCCAACGGATGAGAGTGACCCGAGATAAGGTGGACATCTCGGTTCTAGGCATCGGACAAGCTTCAACAAGGGTTAAGCAACGAATCCGAGCGGTGGTACGCTCGCGATTATCTCCGTTTTCGCGGGAATTGGATTTCCTCATTCTACCCAAGGTGACTGTTAACCTTCCGACAACCTCGGTCAATATTGATGGTTGGGTCATTCCAAGCGGGATCGAACTGGCAGATCCGGCATTTTTTGAATCGAAGGGAGTGGACATCGTACTCGGCATTGAGTCGTTCTTCGACTTTTTCGAAACAGGCAGGCGAATCTCATTAGGCGAAGGGTTACCAACCCTCAACGACTCGGTATTCGGATGGGTCGTTTGTGGAGGCACATCTACTTCCGTCAACTCCCTGCAAATCAGTTGCAACACTTCATCATCCGGAAGGCTGGACCTACTATTGGAGCGGTTTTGGGAGTGTGAAGAACTAGAATCGGAAAGAGCACTTTCTCCAGAGGAGCGGCGCTGTGAAGAGCTCTACCAGCAAACAGTTCGTCGAGAACAGGATGGTCGGTACACCGTCGCCCTCCCGAAACACAACGAAACACCTCTACACTTGGGCGAGTCCCGAGAGATTGCATTTCGTCGGCTTCAGGGAACGGAACGTAGGCTGGCGAGGGATGCCAGTTTGCGAGAGCAATACGTCGCGTTTATGGACGAGTACCTCGCGATGGGACACATGCGGAAGGTCGACCAAACTACTCAGGAGACGATCCAACGATGCTATTTGCCGCATCATCCGGTGGTCAAGGAGGCAAGCATCACCACTAAGGTACGAGTAGTGTTCGATGCTTCCTGTAAAACGGCATCAGGAGTGTCGTTGAACGATGTTTTACTGGTGGGGCCAGTGATTCAGGAGGATCTAAGGTCAATTGTTCTACGGTGTCGCACACGCCAAATCATGCTGGTATCAGACGTGGAAAAAATGTTCCGCCACATCTACATCTGCGAAGAGGATCGACCGCTTCAATGTATCCTGTGGAGATCTTCGCCGATAGAAGAGGTTGGCGTGTATGAGCTGAACACCGTTACATACGGTACCAAACCAGCTCCCTTTTTGGCTACAAGGACGGTTAAGCAACTGGTGGAAGATGAAGCAACACAGTATCCCATGGCAGCACAAGCAGCTAGCGAGGACGTTTACATGGACGACGTCATCACGGGAGCGGACGACGTCGAAACGGCACTGATTCTCCGAGAACAACTTGACCACATGATGTCTAGAGGAGGTTTCCGGTTGAGAAAGTGGGCGTCCAACTGCTCCAAGGTATTGGAGGGCGTACCAGCAGAAGACCTTGCCATTAAACAAACAGCAGAAATCAATTTTGGGACCGATCCGTCCGTAAAAACACTTGGTCTGACCTGGGTGCCCAAAACCGATGAATTGAAATTCCAATTCGAAATCCCTGCGTTAGAGGAGTCAGAGAAACTCACTAAACGTCGTGTTTTGTCCATCATTGCAACACTTTTTGACCCTTTGGGGCTACTAGGAGCTGCTATTACCACTGCAAAGATTTTTATGCAGCAACTCTGGTCGATTCAGGACGAGAAAGGTCAAAAACTCGACTGGGATAAGCCACTTCCTCCCACGGTGGGTGAGACATGGCTTAAACTGCGTACCCAACTATCAGCGTTCAACCAAATCAAGATCGGCCGTTGCGTTATCGTTCCTGGAGCGGTTTCTGTGGAAATACACTGTTTCTCAGACGCCTCGGAGAAGGCCTTtggtcacataacataa
- the LOC134290220 gene encoding uncharacterized protein LOC134290220 — protein MDLLRKPTSDRKNGSFLTTAELREAENVLIRRVQKEAFSKEWKAIVNQSVLPSNSPLRWYNPTISKNGIMKVGGRLSKSQEAEDSKHPIPLPARHVFTRKLLQYYHERLLHAGTQLLLAVVKLRFLPLGGRSVAKHIVHNCLKCYRSRPTPIQQYMGDLPAARVTISRPFSRAGVDYFGPIYIRPAPRRPAVKAYVALFICLCTKAVHLELVTDLSTDRFLQALHRFVARRGKCSDIYSDNGTNFVGARRKLQEFLNLLKYQTHREIVAKDCAMQGIQWHFSPPSAPHFGGLWEAAVRSAKKHLLKVIGEDPVSPEDFTTLLVQVEGCLNSRPLTPLTEDPDDLEPLTPSHFLVGTSLQALPEPNLEDIPMNRLDKYQLMQRKLQDFWRRWRREYLCQLQARTKRWKPPVQVEVGKLVVIQDDKVPPMRWRMGRIARLHPGDDNVVRVVTLRTASGMLTRPVEKLCILPIPDCIPEEDPEDSASSKQT, from the coding sequence ATGGACTTGCTACGCAAACCTACAAGTGACAGGAAGAATGGATCATTCCTGACTACAGCGGAATTACGAGAGGCAGAGAACGTTCTGATAAGACGAGTACAGAAGGAAGCTTTTAGTAAGGAATGGAAGGCGATCGTAAACCAATCCGTTCTTCCATCGAACTCCCCGTTACGGTGGTATAATCCTACGATCTCCAAGAATGGAATTATGAAGGTAGGCGGCCGTTTGAGCAAATCCCAGGAAGCGGAAGACAGCAAACATCCCATTCCATTGCCAGCTCGCCACGTCTTCACCCGCAAACTTCTGCAGTATTACCATGAAAGGCTATTACATGCCGGTACGCAGCTTCTGCTGGCTGTAGTAAAACTACGGTTTCTGCCATTGGGAGGACGAAGTGTCGCTAAACATATAGTCCACAATTGCCTCAAATGCTATCGCTCGAGACCAACACCAATCCAGCAATATATGGGAGATCTACCAGCAGCACGGGTCACCATCTCTCGGCCATTTTCTCGAGCAGGTGTCGACTATTTTGGACCCATCTATATCCGGCCAGCCCCTCGACGTCCGGCAGTGAAGGCTTACGTCGCACTTTTCATCTGTTTGTGCACGAAGGCGGTGCACCTCGAATTAGTTACAGACCTATCGACTGACCGGTTCCTCCAAGCTCTGCATCGTTTCGTGGCTAGACGTGGAAAATGTAGCGACATCTACTCCGACAACGGAACCAATTTCGTCGGTGCTCGGAGGAAATTACAGGAGTTTCTGAATCTACTGAAGTATCAAACCCACAGAGAGATCGTTGCAAAGGACTGTGCCATGCAAGGTATTCAGTGGCATTTCTCTCCACCAAGCGCCCCTCACTTCGGAGGTCTCTGGGAGGCCGCCGTGCGCTCGGCAAAGAAACACCTCTTGAAGGTCATCGGTGAAGATCCAGTTTCTCCAGAAGACTTCACAACGCTGCTTGTTCAGGTAGAAGGGTGCTTGAATTCCCGACCGCTCACGCCTTTGACGGAGGATCCGGACGATCTGGAACCGTTGACTCCCTCGCATTTCCTTGTCGGCACGTCACTCCAAGCATTACCCGAACCCAACCTCGAAGACATCCCCATGAATCGCCTCGACAAGTACCAATTAATGCAACGAAAACTCCAAGATTTCTGGCGAAGGTGGCGCCGGGAGTATTTATGTCAACTCCAAGCCAGGACGAAACGCTGGAAACCACCGGTTCAGGTGGAAGTCGGAAAACTGGTCGTTATCCAAGACGATAAGGTTCCCCCCATGCGCTGGAGAATGGGGCGAATAGCAAGGCTACATCCCGGAGATGATAACGTGGTTCGGGTCGTTACACTAAGGACAGCTTCTGGTATGCTAACTCGTCCGGTAGAGAAGTTGTGTATTCTGCCGATACCAGACTGCATCCCCGAAGAAGACCCCGAGGACAGTGCATCCAGCAAGCAAACGTAA